The following proteins are co-located in the Trichormus variabilis 0441 genome:
- the urtB gene encoding urea ABC transporter permease subunit UrtB encodes MLTGFLDAVFNGISIGSVLLIAALGLAIIFGLMGVINMAHGELMMFGAYTTFVVQNGCKQLGGFWFEIYIFLALIIAFFFTAFIGLILERGVIRHLYGRPLETLLATWGVSLIFQQFVRSVNWVLVIGLGLFSLLFFGGLWVLNSRTNLERIRNWVVAVIFLLSLGVTITTGNLLSQTYQLAVTQPWFGAQNVDVTAPRWLQTGVSLGGVQLPFARLFIIALTIICVGGIYLFLQRSSWGLRIRAVTQNRSMSACLGIPTEKVDAITFALGSGLAGVAGCAISLLGSVGPNTGQNYIIDTFMVVVVGGVGNLAGTIVAALGIGTANFLIGSGTIALLSTPVKPLADFLTFFATTSMAKVMVFVLIILFLQWKPAGIFPQKGRSVDV; translated from the coding sequence ATGTTAACAGGTTTTTTGGATGCTGTATTTAATGGTATTAGCATCGGTTCTGTGCTATTAATTGCCGCCTTGGGATTAGCCATTATTTTTGGCTTGATGGGGGTGATTAATATGGCGCATGGCGAATTGATGATGTTTGGGGCTTATACAACATTTGTTGTACAGAATGGCTGTAAACAATTGGGCGGTTTTTGGTTTGAGATTTATATATTTCTGGCGTTAATTATTGCTTTCTTTTTCACTGCATTTATTGGATTAATTCTGGAAAGAGGTGTGATTCGTCACCTCTATGGAAGACCTCTAGAAACGTTGTTAGCAACTTGGGGCGTAAGTTTAATTTTCCAACAGTTTGTCCGTAGTGTGAATTGGGTTTTAGTAATTGGCTTGGGCTTGTTTTCTCTGTTGTTTTTTGGGGGGTTATGGGTTTTAAATTCCCGGACAAATTTAGAGAGAATTCGTAATTGGGTTGTGGCGGTGATTTTCTTGCTATCTTTGGGGGTGACAATCACCACAGGTAACTTATTAAGTCAAACTTATCAGCTAGCAGTAACCCAACCTTGGTTTGGGGCGCAAAATGTTGATGTGACTGCGCCTAGATGGTTACAAACCGGCGTATCTTTAGGTGGGGTACAATTACCATTCGCCAGGTTATTTATTATTGCTTTGACAATAATTTGTGTGGGGGGAATTTATCTATTTTTACAGCGTTCTAGCTGGGGATTAAGAATTCGGGCTGTGACACAAAACCGGAGTATGAGTGCTTGTTTGGGTATCCCCACCGAAAAAGTTGATGCGATTACCTTTGCTTTGGGTTCTGGTTTGGCGGGTGTGGCTGGGTGTGCGATTAGTTTGCTTGGTTCTGTGGGGCCAAATACCGGACAAAATTATATTATCGATACTTTCATGGTGGTGGTTGTTGGGGGTGTGGGTAACTTAGCGGGTACTATTGTCGCTGCTTTGGGAATTGGGACAGCTAACTTTTTAATTGGTTCTGGGACTATAGCTTTGTTGTCAACTCCTGTGAAACCTCTAGCAGATTTCTTGACGTTTTTTGCCACCACAAGTATGGCTAAAGTAATGGTATTTGTGTTGATTATTTTATTTCTACAGTGGAAGCCGGCGGGGATTTTTCCGCAGAAGGGACGTAGTGTTGATGTTTAA
- the urtC gene encoding urea ABC transporter permease subunit UrtC, giving the protein MKQGGRLILVEVGVVVAIALFLILIMPLVLSEFRLNLLGRFLSLAIVALGIDLIWGYTGLLSLGHGIFFGLGGYAIAMYLKLQIPEGELPDFMGLYGVTELPWFWRPFYSFPIAVATVVIVPGLLAGLLGYLVFRNRIKGVYFSILTQAAIIVFFNFFNGQQQFFNGTNGLIDFTTLFGATVSDPKTKFIFYTLTVLFLAATYGICRWLTSGRFGRLLIAIRDDESRVRFSGYDPTDFKTLVFAVSGAIAGIAGAFYTLQSGSVSPRAMDIAFSIEMVIWVAVGGRATLIGAVLGTLLVNYARAFLSEQFAEIWLFFQGALFLIVVTVLPDGLVGWLRSQNIPFLKRPQQIATYPSLEEDPEVQHERQNLGN; this is encoded by the coding sequence ATGAAGCAGGGAGGACGGTTGATATTAGTTGAGGTTGGGGTGGTGGTAGCGATCGCTCTCTTCCTCATTCTAATTATGCCATTGGTGTTGTCAGAGTTTCGCTTGAATTTGTTGGGGCGATTTTTGTCACTGGCGATTGTGGCTTTAGGGATTGATTTGATTTGGGGTTACACTGGCTTACTCAGTTTGGGACACGGGATTTTCTTTGGGTTGGGTGGATACGCGATCGCTATGTACCTGAAGTTGCAAATCCCAGAGGGTGAGTTACCTGATTTTATGGGATTGTATGGGGTGACGGAACTTCCTTGGTTTTGGCGACCTTTTTATTCTTTCCCCATAGCGGTAGCGACTGTAGTGATAGTTCCAGGGTTGCTGGCGGGGTTATTAGGATATTTGGTATTTCGCAACCGGATTAAGGGCGTTTATTTTTCAATTTTGACCCAAGCTGCAATTATTGTGTTTTTCAATTTTTTTAACGGTCAACAGCAATTTTTTAATGGGACAAATGGGCTAATAGATTTTACAACTTTGTTTGGTGCAACTGTCAGCGACCCAAAAACAAAATTTATTTTCTACACTCTCACCGTCTTGTTTCTTGCTGCTACCTACGGGATTTGTCGCTGGTTGACTAGTGGACGCTTTGGACGACTGTTAATTGCAATTCGAGACGATGAAAGTCGTGTAAGGTTCTCTGGCTATGACCCCACAGATTTTAAAACATTAGTGTTTGCCGTTTCTGGTGCGATCGCTGGTATTGCAGGAGCATTTTACACCCTGCAAAGTGGTTCTGTCTCCCCTAGAGCTATGGATATCGCTTTTTCCATTGAAATGGTGATTTGGGTAGCTGTGGGTGGACGTGCTACATTAATCGGGGCAGTTTTGGGAACTTTATTAGTTAATTATGCCCGTGCTTTTTTGAGTGAACAATTTGCTGAAATCTGGCTATTTTTCCAAGGTGCATTATTTTTAATTGTTGTGACCGTCCTTCCTGATGGCTTAGTAGGATGGTTGCGTAGCCAAAATATTCCTTTTCTCAAACGCCCTCAACAAATTGCTACATATCCCAGTTTGGAAGAAGACCCAGAAGTACAACATGAACGCCAAAATCTTGGAAACTGA
- the urtD gene encoding urea ABC transporter ATP-binding protein UrtD translates to MNAKILETENVTVSFDGFKALNQLNFSMDVGELRVVIGPNGAGKTTFLDVITGKVQPTIGRVLFKGKNLRSLREHQIARRGIGRKFQTPRVYLNLTPRENLEITSNRNKNVFSTLFGRSQPTEENSIKGLLETIGLTPKADIPAALLSHGEKQRLEIGMLVGQSPDLLLVDEPVAGLTDEETYNIGELLLTLAQSHSILVIEHDMEFVRQIAKKVTVLHEGSVLCEGNFEEVQSDPRVVEVYLGQQ, encoded by the coding sequence ATGAACGCCAAAATCTTGGAAACTGAAAATGTTACTGTGAGCTTTGATGGTTTTAAAGCTCTCAACCAACTAAATTTTAGTATGGATGTGGGGGAATTGCGAGTAGTAATTGGCCCTAATGGTGCGGGTAAAACCACATTTTTGGATGTAATTACAGGGAAAGTCCAACCAACGATAGGCAGAGTTTTATTCAAAGGCAAAAACCTGCGTTCTTTACGTGAACATCAAATTGCGCGGCGGGGAATCGGGCGCAAATTCCAAACACCTAGAGTTTATCTCAATCTCACGCCACGGGAAAATTTGGAAATTACCAGTAACCGAAATAAAAATGTTTTTTCTACATTATTTGGGCGTTCTCAACCTACGGAAGAAAATAGTATTAAAGGTTTATTAGAAACCATTGGCTTAACTCCTAAAGCAGATATACCCGCAGCTTTGTTATCTCATGGAGAAAAGCAACGCTTAGAAATTGGAATGTTAGTTGGACAATCCCCAGATTTATTACTTGTGGATGAACCAGTTGCAGGTTTAACTGATGAAGAAACGTATAATATTGGCGAGTTACTTTTAACATTAGCGCAGAGTCATTCCATTTTAGTAATTGAACATGATATGGAATTTGTCCGTCAAATCGCTAAAAAAGTCACAGTTTTACATGAAGGTTCGGTACTTTGTGAAGGTAATTTTGAGGAAGTGCAAAGTGACCCTCGTGTTGTTGAAGTTTATTTAGGACAACAATGA
- the urtE gene encoding urea ABC transporter ATP-binding subunit UrtE produces MLNISNLNVYYGESHILRNVDLTVPNGQMICLIGRNGVGKTTLLKTIMGLLKPRSGTINLAGNLINSKSPDQRAKMGIGYVPQGRDIIPRLTVKENLLLGLEARQKQVKKAEIPEEIFGLFPVLKTMLSRMGGDLSGGQQQQLAIARALMGQPQLLVLDEPTEGIQPSIILEIEAAVRRIIETTGISVLLVEQHLHFVRQADYYYAMQKGAIVASGSTDELSQDVIQRFLAV; encoded by the coding sequence ATGCTAAATATTTCTAACCTTAACGTTTACTATGGCGAAAGCCATATTCTCCGCAACGTAGATTTAACTGTACCAAATGGGCAAATGATCTGCCTAATTGGACGTAATGGCGTAGGTAAAACAACCTTACTTAAAACAATTATGGGGTTACTGAAACCTCGCAGTGGCACTATTAACTTAGCCGGGAATTTAATTAACTCCAAATCACCAGATCAAAGGGCGAAAATGGGGATAGGTTATGTTCCCCAAGGACGAGATATTATTCCGCGTTTGACAGTTAAAGAAAATCTGTTACTGGGGTTGGAAGCTAGACAAAAACAGGTAAAAAAAGCTGAAATTCCGGAAGAAATTTTTGGCTTATTTCCTGTGTTGAAAACTATGTTATCGCGGATGGGTGGTGATTTAAGTGGTGGACAACAGCAACAACTGGCGATCGCTCGTGCTTTAATGGGACAGCCTCAATTATTGGTTTTGGATGAACCTACAGAAGGGATTCAACCCTCAATCATCCTGGAAATTGAAGCAGCCGTCCGTCGCATTATTGAAACTACAGGCATTTCTGTTTTACTTGTAGAACAACATTTACACTTTGTCCGTCAGGCTGATTACTATTACGCTATGCAAAAGGGGGCTATTGTTGCATCTGGTTCTACTGATGAACTGAGTCAGGATGTGATTCAACGGTTTTTGGCAGTTTAG
- a CDS encoding aminopeptidase P family protein produces MGSLADTLRDRRQKLARLIDFPAILWSGGSNARNFPANRFPFRASSHFLYFAGLPLPNAAIHLEAGKLTLFIDDPAPGSALWHGETPKREEIAETIGADAAKPLSELTPFLAGAATIAVQDATTWTQQSQLLNRWVLPQSQPEGIDLELTKAIVTLRLIHDAGALAELRKAATVSVAAHKAGMVATANAKIEAEVRAAMESVFIAHNMTTAYNSIVTVHGEVLHNEQYHHPLQPGDLLLADVGGETELGWAADITRTWPVSGKFSPTQRDIYDVVLAAHDTCIANILPGVEYAEIHLVGARVIAEGLVNLGILRGNPEDLVEKDAHALFFPHGIGHLLGLDVHDMEDLGDLAGYEEGKKRSDRFGLGYLRLNRPLRTGMLVTIEPGFYQVPAILNDEKIRSRYQYTVNWERLSQFADVRGIRIEDDVLVTDTGSEVLTAALPNDADTVEHLVNKI; encoded by the coding sequence ATGGGTTCTCTAGCTGATACTTTGCGCGATCGCCGTCAAAAATTAGCCCGCCTCATCGATTTTCCTGCCATTTTATGGTCAGGTGGCAGCAATGCACGCAATTTTCCTGCCAATCGCTTTCCGTTTCGGGCTAGCAGTCACTTCCTCTATTTTGCTGGCTTACCCCTACCCAACGCCGCAATTCACCTAGAAGCGGGTAAGCTGACATTATTTATCGATGATCCTGCACCTGGTAGCGCCCTGTGGCATGGAGAAACGCCCAAACGTGAGGAAATAGCTGAGACTATTGGCGCAGATGCAGCTAAACCCTTATCAGAATTAACGCCATTCCTAGCAGGTGCAGCCACTATTGCCGTCCAAGATGCTACAACCTGGACGCAGCAGTCCCAACTACTGAACAGATGGGTATTACCGCAAAGTCAACCGGAAGGAATTGATTTAGAATTAACGAAAGCGATCGTCACCTTACGCCTCATCCACGACGCAGGCGCATTAGCCGAGTTACGTAAGGCAGCAACTGTGAGTGTAGCAGCCCACAAAGCCGGTATGGTAGCCACCGCCAACGCCAAAATAGAAGCGGAAGTTAGAGCTGCAATGGAAAGCGTTTTCATCGCTCACAACATGACGACTGCCTATAACAGTATCGTTACCGTTCATGGCGAAGTTCTACACAACGAACAATATCACCATCCTCTGCAACCAGGGGATTTATTACTAGCCGATGTCGGTGGCGAAACAGAATTAGGTTGGGCTGCTGATATTACCCGTACCTGGCCTGTGTCTGGTAAGTTTTCCCCCACACAACGGGATATATATGATGTAGTACTGGCAGCCCATGATACCTGCATTGCCAACATCCTTCCTGGTGTAGAGTATGCAGAGATTCATCTAGTAGGGGCTAGGGTTATTGCCGAAGGTTTGGTAAATTTAGGCATTTTGCGAGGTAATCCCGAAGATTTAGTAGAAAAAGATGCCCATGCTTTATTTTTCCCCCACGGTATAGGTCATCTCTTGGGTTTAGATGTCCACGATATGGAAGACCTGGGTGATTTAGCCGGCTATGAAGAAGGGAAGAAAAGGAGCGATCGCTTCGGCTTGGGCTACCTGCGTTTAAATCGTCCCCTACGTACAGGAATGTTAGTCACAATTGAACCCGGTTTCTACCAAGTTCCCGCCATCTTAAACGATGAAAAAATTCGCTCAAGATATCAATATACAGTCAACTGGGAACGCCTCTCTCAGTTTGCCGATGTCCGAGGAATCCGCATTGAAGATGATGTTTTAGTTACAGATACAGGCAGCGAAGTCCTCACCGCCGCCTTACCAAATGATGCTGACACCGTAGAACATCTAGTTAATAAAATCTGA
- a CDS encoding PhzF family phenazine biosynthesis protein, with protein sequence MGQIITQVDAFTDKPFGGNPAAVCVVPSPQPDIWMQNIAQEMNLSETAFLVKQDDGFNLRWFTPTVEVPLCGHATLASAHVLWSEGHLSPDEIARFHTKSGLLIAKRQGDWIELDFPVNHSQPITTPPELTEALGVSLKSVFQNSLGYLVEVESEDVVRNLQPNFQLLKTLAVADVIVTSQTQPDSPYDFVSRFFAPGLGINEDPVTGAAHCCLASYWRDRLGKDEFLAYQASSRGGVVKVSYGGGDRVFLAGQAVTVLRGELI encoded by the coding sequence ATGGGACAAATCATTACTCAAGTAGATGCTTTCACTGATAAACCCTTCGGGGGAAATCCTGCGGCTGTCTGTGTTGTGCCGTCTCCTCAACCAGATATCTGGATGCAGAATATAGCCCAGGAAATGAACTTATCGGAGACGGCTTTTTTAGTCAAACAAGATGATGGTTTTAATCTGCGGTGGTTCACGCCGACGGTGGAAGTACCGCTTTGTGGTCATGCAACCTTAGCCAGCGCTCATGTGTTGTGGTCGGAAGGGCATTTATCACCCGATGAAATAGCCCGTTTTCATACCAAAAGTGGCTTACTCATTGCCAAGCGCCAAGGTGATTGGATTGAGTTAGATTTTCCGGTGAATCACTCACAACCCATAACCACACCCCCAGAACTGACTGAGGCCTTGGGTGTTTCTTTAAAATCAGTTTTCCAAAACTCTCTAGGCTATTTGGTAGAGGTGGAATCTGAGGATGTGGTGCGAAATCTACAGCCCAATTTTCAGCTACTCAAAACTTTAGCTGTGGCTGATGTGATAGTTACTAGCCAAACTCAGCCTGATTCCCCATACGATTTTGTTTCTCGCTTCTTTGCCCCAGGCTTAGGTATCAACGAAGATCCAGTCACAGGTGCGGCTCATTGCTGCTTGGCCAGTTACTGGCGCGATCGCCTGGGTAAAGATGAGTTTTTGGCTTATCAAGCCTCTAGCCGTGGTGGAGTGGTCAAGGTGAGTTATGGGGGAGGCGATCGGGTTTTTCTCGCAGGACAGGCGGTTACTGTTTTGAGGGGAGAGTTAATTTAA